In Bos mutus isolate GX-2022 chromosome 2, NWIPB_WYAK_1.1, whole genome shotgun sequence, one DNA window encodes the following:
- the ADGRB2 gene encoding adhesion G protein-coupled receptor B2 isoform X2, which produces MTPACPLLLSVILSLRLAAAFDPAPSACSALASGVLYGAFSLQDLFPTIASGCSWTLENPDPTKYSLYLRFNRQEQVCTHFAPRLLPLDHYLVNFTCLRPSPEEAEAQAGSELGRPEEEEKEEEEAAGLELCGGSGPFTFLHFDKNFVQLCLSAEPSEAPRLLAPAALAFRFVEVLLINNNNSSQFTCGVLCRWSEECSRAAGRACGFAQPGCSCPGEAGAGPAATTTPPGPPAAHTLSNALVPGGPAPPAEADLHSGSSNDLFTTEMRYGEEPEEEPKVKTQWPRSADEPGLYMAQTGDPAAEEWSPWSVCSLTCGQGLQVRTRSCVSSPYGTLCSGPLRETRPCNNSATCPVHGVWEEWGSWSLCSRSCGRGSRSRMRTCVPPQHGGKACEGPELQTKLCSMAACPVEGQWLEWGPWGPCSTSCANGTQQRSRKCSVAGPAWATCAGALTDTRECGNLECPATDGKWGPWNAWSLCSKTCDTGWQRRFRMCQATGAQGYPCEGTGEEVKPCSEKRCPAFHEMCRDEYVMLMTWKKAAAGEIIYNKCPPNASGSASRRCLLSAQGVAYWGLPSFARCISHEYRYLYLSLREHLAKGQRMLAGEGMSQVVRSLQELLARRTYYSGDLLFSVDILRNVTDTFKRATYVPSADDVQRFFQVVSFMVDAENKDKWDDAQQVSPGSVHLLRVVEDFIHLVGDALKAFQSSLIVTDNLVISIQREPVSAVSSDITFPMRGRRGMKDWVRYSEDRLFLPKEVLSLSSPGKPAASGAAGSLGRGRGPGTVPPGPGHSHQRLLPADPEDSSSYFVIGAVLYRTLGLILPPPRPPLAVTSRVMTVTVRPPTQPLAEPLITVELSYIINGTTDPHCASWDYSRADASSGDWDTESCQTLETQAAHTRCQCQRLSTFAVLAQPPKDLTLELAGAPSVPLVIGCAVSCMALLTLLAIYAAFWRFIKSERSIILLNFCLSILASNILILVGQSRVLSKGVCTMTAAFLHFFFLSSFCWVLTEAWQSYLAVIGRMRTRLVRKRFLCLGWGLPALVVAVSVGFTRTKGYGTSSYCWLSLEGGLLYAFVGPAAVIVLVNMLIGIIVFNKLMARDGISDKSKKQRAGSERCPWASLLLPCSACGAVPSPLLSSASARNAMASLWSSCVVLPLLALTWMSAVLAMTDRRSVLFQALFAVFNSAQGFVITAVHCFLRREVQDVVKCQMGVCRADESEDSPDSCKNGQLQILSDFEKDVDLACQTVLFKEVNTCNPSTITGTLSRLSLDEDEEPKSCLVGPEGSLSFSPLPGNILVPMAASPGLGEPPPPQEANPVYMCGEGGLRQLDLTWLRPAEPGSEGDYMVLPRRTLSLQPGGGGGGGEDPPRARPEGTPRRASKSLGHTEAYPSFLSVEHSGLGLGPAYGSLQNPYGMTFQPPPPTPSARQVPEPGERSRTMPRTVPGSTMKLGSLERKKLRYSDLDFEVMHTRKRHSELYHELNQKFHTFDRYRSQSTAKEKPSPGERPGLSQQRRHQSWSTFKSMTLGSLPPKPRERLALHRATAWEPTEPPDGDFQTEV; this is translated from the exons ATGACCCCAGCCTGTCCCCTCTTACTATCTGTGATTCTGTCCCTGCGCCTGGCCGCCGCCTTCGACCCCGCCCCCAGCGCCTGCTCCGCCCTGGCCTCAGGCGTGCTTTACGGGGCCTTCTCACTGCAGGACCTCTTTCCTACCATCGCCTCGGGCTGCTCCTGGACCTTGGAGAACCCAGACCCTACCAAGTACTCCCTCTACCTGCGCTTCAACCGCCAGGAGCAGGTGTGTACCCACTTCGCCCCTCGCCTGCTGCCGCTGGACCACTACCTGGTCAACTTCACCTGCCTGCGGCCCAGCCCCGAGGAGGCAGAGGCCCAGGCGGGGTCGGAGCTGGGGCGGcccgaggaggaggagaaggaggaggaggaagccgcGGGGTTGGAGCTCTGTGGTGGCTCTGGCCCCTTCACCTTCCTGCACTTCGACAAGAACTTCGTGCAGCTGTGCCTGTCGGCCGAGCCCTCCGAGGCCCCGCGCCTGCTGGCGCCCGCGGCCCTGGCCTTCCGCTTCGTCGAGGTCTTgctcatcaacaacaacaactccagCCAGTTCACCTGCGGGGTCCTCTGCCGCTGGAGTGAGGAGTGCAGCCGCGCGGCCGGCAGGGCCTGTGGCTTCGCCCAGCCGGGCTGCAGCTGCCCCGGTGAGGCGGGGGCCGGCCCCGCGGCCACCACCACGCCTCCTGGTCCGCCTGCTGCCCACACCCTGTCCAATGCCCTGGTGCCCGGGGGCCCCGCCCCACCTGCCGAGGCTGATTTGCACTCGGGGAGCAGCAATGATCTGTTCACCACGGAGATGAGATATG GTGAGGAGCCGGAAGAGGAACCGAAGGTGAAAACCCAGTGGCCAAGGTCTGCAGATGAGCCTGGGCTGTACATGGCACAGACAG GCGACCCGGCAGCTGAGGAGTGGTCCCCGTGGAGCGTGTGTTCCCTGACGTGTGGGCAGGGCCTGCAGGTGCGGACCCGCTCCTGCGTGTCCTCCCCCTATGGGACCCTGTGCAGCGGGCCCCTGCGGGAGACCCGGCCCTGCAACAATTCAGCCACCTGCCCAG TGCACGGCGTGTGGGAGGAGTGGGggtcctggagcctgtgctcccgCAGCTGCGGGCGGGGGTCCCGGAGCCGGATGCGGACCTGCGTGCCCCCCCAGCACGGCGGCAAGGCCTGCGAGGGTCCCGAGCTGCAGACTAAGCTCTGCAGTATGGCCGCCTGCCCGG TGGAAGGCCAGTGGCTAGAATGGGGTCCCTGGGGCCCATGTTCCACGTCTTGTGCCAACGGGACCCAGCAGCGCAGCCGGAAGTGCAGCGTGGCAGGCCCAGCCTGGGCCACGTGTGCCGGGGCCCTCACTGACACCCGGGAGTGCGGCAACCTTGAGTGCCCGG CCACAGATGGCAAGTGGGGGCCATGGAATGCGTGGAGCCTGTGTTCCAAGACATGTGACACAGGCTGGCAGCGCCGTTTCCGCATGTGCCAGGCCACAGGCGCTCAGGGCTACCCCTGCGAGGGCACTGGCGAGGAGGTGAAGCCCTGCAGCGAGAAGAGGTGTCCAG CCTTCCATGAGATGTGCAGGGACGAGTACGTGATGCTGATGACATGGAAGAAGGCGGCTGCTGGCGAGATCATCTACAACAAGTGCCCCCCCAATGCCTCAG GGTCTGCCAGCCGCCGCTGTCTGCTCAGTGCCCAGGGTGTGGCCTACTGGGGGCTGCCCAGCTTTGCCCGCTGCATCTCCCACGAGTACCGCTACTTGTATCTGTCA CTTCGGGAGCACCTGGCCAAGGGGCAGCGCATGCTGGCGGGCGAGGGCATGTCTCAGGTGGTGCGCAGCCTGCAGGAGCTCCTGGCCCGGCGCACTTACTACAGCGGGGACCTGCTTTTCTCCGTGGACATTCTGAGGAACGTCACCGACACCTTCAAGAGAGCCACCTACGTGCCCTCGGCTGATGACGTGCAG CGCTTCTTCCAGGTGGTGAGCTTCATGGTAGATGCAGAGAACAAGGACAAGTGGGATGACGCTCAGCAG GTGTCCCCAGGCTCTGTGCACCTGCTCCGGGTGGTGGAAGACTTCATTCACCTGGTGGGCGATGCTCTCAAGGCCTTCCAGAGCTCTCTGATTGTCACAGATAACCTGG TGATCAGCATTCAGCGAGAGCCTGTCTCCGCTGTTTCCAGCGACATCACGTTCCCCATGCGGGGCCGCCGGGGCATGAAGGACTGGGTGCGGTACTCAGAGGACCGCCTCTTCCTACCCAAGGAGGTGCTCAGCCTCTCCTCCCCAGGGAAGCCGGCCGCATCTGGGGCAGCGGGCAGCCTGGGCAGAGGGAGAGGCCCCGGAACCGTGCCCCCTGGCCCCGGCCACTCCCACCAGCGCCTCCTGCCGGCAGACCCCGAGGATTCCTCCTCCTACTTTGTGATTGGTGCTGTGCTCTACCGCACCCTGGGCCTCATCCTGCCACCACCCAG GCCCCCGCTGGCTGTCACATCCAGGGTGATGACAGTGACCGTGAGGCCTCCCACCCAGCCACTAGCTGAGCCCCTCATCACAGTGGAGCTTTCCTACATCATCAAT GGCACCACGGATCCCCATTGTGCCAGCTGGGACTACTCCAGAGC AGACGCCAGCTCAGGGGACTGGGATACCGAGAGCTGCCAGACGCTGGAGACACAGGCAGCCCACACCCGCTGCCAGTGCCAGCGCCTGTCCACCTTCGCCGTGCTGGCCCAGCCGCCCAAGGACCTG ACCCTGGAGCTGGCGGGCGCCCCCTCGGTCCCCCTTGTGATCGGCTGTGCTGTGTCCTGCATGGCACTGCTCACCCTGCTTGCCATCTACGCTGCCTTCTGGAG gttcATAAAATCTGAACGCTCCATCATCTTGCTGAACTTCTGCCTGTCCATCCTGGCATCCAACATCCTCATCCTTGTGGGCCAGTCGCGGGTGCTGAGCAAG GGTGTGTGTACCATGACTGCCGCCTTCCTGCACTTCTTCTTCCTGTCGTCCTTCTGCTGGGTGCTCACCGAGGCCTGGCAGTCCTACCTGGCTGTCATCGGGCGGATGCGCACCCGCCTCGTCCGCAAGCGCTTCCTCTGCCTGGGCTGGG GTCTGCCTGCCCTGGTGGTGGCCGTGTCCGTCGGCTTTACCCGCACCAAAGGATACGGTACATCCAGCTA CTGCTGGCTTTCTCTGGAGGGTGGCCTGCTTTATGCCTTCGTGGGCCCAGCAGCTGTAATTGTCCTG GTGAATATGCTCATCGGAATCATCGTCTTCAACAAGCTCATGGCTCGCGATGGCATCTCAGACAAGTCCAAGAAGCAGAGGGCCGG GTCGGAGCGGTGCCCCTGGGCCAGCCTGCTCCTCCCCTGCTCAGCGTGTGGAGCGGTCCCCAGCCCCCTGCTCAGCTCAGCCTCGGCCAGGAACGCCAT GGCCTCACTCTGGAGCTCCTGCGTGGTGCTGCCCCTGCTGGCGCTCACCTGGATGTCTGCCGTCCTGGCCATGACAGACCGCCGCTCCGTCCTCTTCCAGGCCCTGTTCGCGGTCTTCAACTCTGCTCAGGGCTTTGTCATCACGGCCGTCCACTGCTTCCTGCGCCGAGAG GTCCAGGACGTGGTGAAGTGCCAGATGGGTGTGTGTCGGGCTGATGAGAGTGAAGACTCCCCCGACTCATGTAAGAACGGGCAGCTGCAGATCCTG TCAGACTTTGAAAAAGATGTGGATCTGGCTTGTCAGACTG tgCTGTTCAAGGAGGTCAACACTTGCAACCCATCCACCATCACGGGCACGCTGTCCCGCTTGTCTCTGGACGAGGATGAGGAGCCCAAGTCCTGCCTCGTGGGCCCCGAGGGCAGCCTCAGCTTCTCACCACTGCCTGGCAACATCCTGGTGCCCATGGCAGCCTcaccagggctgggggagccacCGCCCCCGCAGGAGGCCAACCCCGTGTACATGTGTGGAGAGGGCGGCCTGCGGCAGCTGGACCTCACATGGCTGCGGCCGGCCGAGCCGGGCTCCGAGGGGGACTACATGGTGCTGCCCCGGAGGACTCTGAGTCTGCAGCCTGGCGGCGGGGGCGGAGGTGGCGAGGATCCCCCGCGGGCCCGGCCTGAGGGCACCCCCCGGCGGGCCTCCAAGTCCCTGGGCCACACCGAAGCCTACCCCAGCTTCCTGTCTGTGGAACACtcgggcctggggctgggccctGCCTATGGGTCTCTACAGAACCCCTACGGGATGACCTTCCAACCGCCGCCGCCAACACCCAGCGCCCGCCAGGTGCCAGAGCCGGGGGAGCGCAGCCGGACCATGCCCCGAACTGTGCCTGGCTCCACCATGAAGCTGGGCTCCCTGGAG CGAAAGAAGTTACGGTATTCAGACCTGGACTTTGAG GTGATGCACACCCGGAAACGGCACTCAGAACTCTACCACGAGCTCAACCAGAAGTTCCACACTTTCGACCGCTACCGCAGCCAGTCCACGGCCAAG GAGAAGCCCAGTCCAGGGGAGCGTCCCGGCTTATCCCAACAGCGGCGACATCAGAGCTGGAGCACCTTCAAGTCTATGACGCTGGGCTCGCTGCCCCCCAAGCCCCGAGAGCGGCTGGCCCTGCACCGGGCAACAGCCTGGGAACCCACAGAACCACCGGACGGCGACTTCCAGACGGAGGTGTGA
- the ADGRB2 gene encoding adhesion G protein-coupled receptor B2 isoform X5, translated as MTPACPLLLSVILSLRLAAAFDPAPSACSALASGVLYGAFSLQDLFPTIASGCSWTLENPDPTKYSLYLRFNRQEQVCTHFAPRLLPLDHYLVNFTCLRPSPEEAEAQAGSELGRPEEEEKEEEEAAGLELCGGSGPFTFLHFDKNFVQLCLSAEPSEAPRLLAPAALAFRFVEVLLINNNNSSQFTCGVLCRWSEECSRAAGRACGFAQPGCSCPGEAGAGPAATTTPPGPPAAHTLSNALVPGGPAPPAEADLHSGSSNDLFTTEMRYGEEPEEEPKVKTQWPRSADEPGLYMAQTVEGQWLEWGPWGPCSTSCANGTQQRSRKCSVAGPAWATCAGALTDTRECGNLECPATDGKWGPWNAWSLCSKTCDTGWQRRFRMCQATGAQGYPCEGTGEEVKPCSEKRCPAFHEMCRDEYVMLMTWKKAAAGEIIYNKCPPNASGSASRRCLLSAQGVAYWGLPSFARCISHEYRYLYLSLREHLAKGQRMLAGEGMSQVVRSLQELLARRTYYSGDLLFSVDILRNVTDTFKRATYVPSADDVQRFFQVVSFMVDAENKDKWDDAQQVSPGSVHLLRVVEDFIHLVGDALKAFQSSLIVTDNLVISIQREPVSAVSSDITFPMRGRRGMKDWVRYSEDRLFLPKEVLSLSSPGKPAASGAAGSLGRGRGPGTVPPGPGHSHQRLLPADPEDSSSYFVIGAVLYRTLGLILPPPRPPLAVTSRVMTVTVRPPTQPLAEPLITVELSYIINGTTDPHCASWDYSRADASSGDWDTESCQTLETQAAHTRCQCQRLSTFAVLAQPPKDLTLELAGAPSVPLVIGCAVSCMALLTLLAIYAAFWRFIKSERSIILLNFCLSILASNILILVGQSRVLSKGVCTMTAAFLHFFFLSSFCWVLTEAWQSYLAVIGRMRTRLVRKRFLCLGWGLPALVVAVSVGFTRTKGYGTSSYCWLSLEGGLLYAFVGPAAVIVLVNMLIGIIVFNKLMARDGISDKSKKQRAGSERCPWASLLLPCSACGAVPSPLLSSASARNAMASLWSSCVVLPLLALTWMSAVLAMTDRRSVLFQALFAVFNSAQGFVITAVHCFLRREVQDVVKCQMGVCRADESEDSPDSCKNGQLQILSDFEKDVDLACQTVLFKEVNTCNPSTITGTLSRLSLDEDEEPKSCLVGPEGSLSFSPLPGNILVPMAASPGLGEPPPPQEANPVYMCGEGGLRQLDLTWLRPAEPGSEGDYMVLPRRTLSLQPGGGGGGGEDPPRARPEGTPRRASKSLGHTEAYPSFLSVEHSGLGLGPAYGSLQNPYGMTFQPPPPTPSARQVPEPGERSRTMPRTVPGSTMKLGSLERKKLRYSDLDFEKVMHTRKRHSELYHELNQKFHTFDRYRSQSTAKEKPSPGERPGLSQQRRHQSWSTFKSMTLGSLPPKPRERLALHRATAWEPTEPPDGDFQTEV; from the exons ATGACCCCAGCCTGTCCCCTCTTACTATCTGTGATTCTGTCCCTGCGCCTGGCCGCCGCCTTCGACCCCGCCCCCAGCGCCTGCTCCGCCCTGGCCTCAGGCGTGCTTTACGGGGCCTTCTCACTGCAGGACCTCTTTCCTACCATCGCCTCGGGCTGCTCCTGGACCTTGGAGAACCCAGACCCTACCAAGTACTCCCTCTACCTGCGCTTCAACCGCCAGGAGCAGGTGTGTACCCACTTCGCCCCTCGCCTGCTGCCGCTGGACCACTACCTGGTCAACTTCACCTGCCTGCGGCCCAGCCCCGAGGAGGCAGAGGCCCAGGCGGGGTCGGAGCTGGGGCGGcccgaggaggaggagaaggaggaggaggaagccgcGGGGTTGGAGCTCTGTGGTGGCTCTGGCCCCTTCACCTTCCTGCACTTCGACAAGAACTTCGTGCAGCTGTGCCTGTCGGCCGAGCCCTCCGAGGCCCCGCGCCTGCTGGCGCCCGCGGCCCTGGCCTTCCGCTTCGTCGAGGTCTTgctcatcaacaacaacaactccagCCAGTTCACCTGCGGGGTCCTCTGCCGCTGGAGTGAGGAGTGCAGCCGCGCGGCCGGCAGGGCCTGTGGCTTCGCCCAGCCGGGCTGCAGCTGCCCCGGTGAGGCGGGGGCCGGCCCCGCGGCCACCACCACGCCTCCTGGTCCGCCTGCTGCCCACACCCTGTCCAATGCCCTGGTGCCCGGGGGCCCCGCCCCACCTGCCGAGGCTGATTTGCACTCGGGGAGCAGCAATGATCTGTTCACCACGGAGATGAGATATG GTGAGGAGCCGGAAGAGGAACCGAAGGTGAAAACCCAGTGGCCAAGGTCTGCAGATGAGCCTGGGCTGTACATGGCACAGACAG TGGAAGGCCAGTGGCTAGAATGGGGTCCCTGGGGCCCATGTTCCACGTCTTGTGCCAACGGGACCCAGCAGCGCAGCCGGAAGTGCAGCGTGGCAGGCCCAGCCTGGGCCACGTGTGCCGGGGCCCTCACTGACACCCGGGAGTGCGGCAACCTTGAGTGCCCGG CCACAGATGGCAAGTGGGGGCCATGGAATGCGTGGAGCCTGTGTTCCAAGACATGTGACACAGGCTGGCAGCGCCGTTTCCGCATGTGCCAGGCCACAGGCGCTCAGGGCTACCCCTGCGAGGGCACTGGCGAGGAGGTGAAGCCCTGCAGCGAGAAGAGGTGTCCAG CCTTCCATGAGATGTGCAGGGACGAGTACGTGATGCTGATGACATGGAAGAAGGCGGCTGCTGGCGAGATCATCTACAACAAGTGCCCCCCCAATGCCTCAG GGTCTGCCAGCCGCCGCTGTCTGCTCAGTGCCCAGGGTGTGGCCTACTGGGGGCTGCCCAGCTTTGCCCGCTGCATCTCCCACGAGTACCGCTACTTGTATCTGTCA CTTCGGGAGCACCTGGCCAAGGGGCAGCGCATGCTGGCGGGCGAGGGCATGTCTCAGGTGGTGCGCAGCCTGCAGGAGCTCCTGGCCCGGCGCACTTACTACAGCGGGGACCTGCTTTTCTCCGTGGACATTCTGAGGAACGTCACCGACACCTTCAAGAGAGCCACCTACGTGCCCTCGGCTGATGACGTGCAG CGCTTCTTCCAGGTGGTGAGCTTCATGGTAGATGCAGAGAACAAGGACAAGTGGGATGACGCTCAGCAG GTGTCCCCAGGCTCTGTGCACCTGCTCCGGGTGGTGGAAGACTTCATTCACCTGGTGGGCGATGCTCTCAAGGCCTTCCAGAGCTCTCTGATTGTCACAGATAACCTGG TGATCAGCATTCAGCGAGAGCCTGTCTCCGCTGTTTCCAGCGACATCACGTTCCCCATGCGGGGCCGCCGGGGCATGAAGGACTGGGTGCGGTACTCAGAGGACCGCCTCTTCCTACCCAAGGAGGTGCTCAGCCTCTCCTCCCCAGGGAAGCCGGCCGCATCTGGGGCAGCGGGCAGCCTGGGCAGAGGGAGAGGCCCCGGAACCGTGCCCCCTGGCCCCGGCCACTCCCACCAGCGCCTCCTGCCGGCAGACCCCGAGGATTCCTCCTCCTACTTTGTGATTGGTGCTGTGCTCTACCGCACCCTGGGCCTCATCCTGCCACCACCCAG GCCCCCGCTGGCTGTCACATCCAGGGTGATGACAGTGACCGTGAGGCCTCCCACCCAGCCACTAGCTGAGCCCCTCATCACAGTGGAGCTTTCCTACATCATCAAT GGCACCACGGATCCCCATTGTGCCAGCTGGGACTACTCCAGAGC AGACGCCAGCTCAGGGGACTGGGATACCGAGAGCTGCCAGACGCTGGAGACACAGGCAGCCCACACCCGCTGCCAGTGCCAGCGCCTGTCCACCTTCGCCGTGCTGGCCCAGCCGCCCAAGGACCTG ACCCTGGAGCTGGCGGGCGCCCCCTCGGTCCCCCTTGTGATCGGCTGTGCTGTGTCCTGCATGGCACTGCTCACCCTGCTTGCCATCTACGCTGCCTTCTGGAG gttcATAAAATCTGAACGCTCCATCATCTTGCTGAACTTCTGCCTGTCCATCCTGGCATCCAACATCCTCATCCTTGTGGGCCAGTCGCGGGTGCTGAGCAAG GGTGTGTGTACCATGACTGCCGCCTTCCTGCACTTCTTCTTCCTGTCGTCCTTCTGCTGGGTGCTCACCGAGGCCTGGCAGTCCTACCTGGCTGTCATCGGGCGGATGCGCACCCGCCTCGTCCGCAAGCGCTTCCTCTGCCTGGGCTGGG GTCTGCCTGCCCTGGTGGTGGCCGTGTCCGTCGGCTTTACCCGCACCAAAGGATACGGTACATCCAGCTA CTGCTGGCTTTCTCTGGAGGGTGGCCTGCTTTATGCCTTCGTGGGCCCAGCAGCTGTAATTGTCCTG GTGAATATGCTCATCGGAATCATCGTCTTCAACAAGCTCATGGCTCGCGATGGCATCTCAGACAAGTCCAAGAAGCAGAGGGCCGG GTCGGAGCGGTGCCCCTGGGCCAGCCTGCTCCTCCCCTGCTCAGCGTGTGGAGCGGTCCCCAGCCCCCTGCTCAGCTCAGCCTCGGCCAGGAACGCCAT GGCCTCACTCTGGAGCTCCTGCGTGGTGCTGCCCCTGCTGGCGCTCACCTGGATGTCTGCCGTCCTGGCCATGACAGACCGCCGCTCCGTCCTCTTCCAGGCCCTGTTCGCGGTCTTCAACTCTGCTCAGGGCTTTGTCATCACGGCCGTCCACTGCTTCCTGCGCCGAGAG GTCCAGGACGTGGTGAAGTGCCAGATGGGTGTGTGTCGGGCTGATGAGAGTGAAGACTCCCCCGACTCATGTAAGAACGGGCAGCTGCAGATCCTG TCAGACTTTGAAAAAGATGTGGATCTGGCTTGTCAGACTG tgCTGTTCAAGGAGGTCAACACTTGCAACCCATCCACCATCACGGGCACGCTGTCCCGCTTGTCTCTGGACGAGGATGAGGAGCCCAAGTCCTGCCTCGTGGGCCCCGAGGGCAGCCTCAGCTTCTCACCACTGCCTGGCAACATCCTGGTGCCCATGGCAGCCTcaccagggctgggggagccacCGCCCCCGCAGGAGGCCAACCCCGTGTACATGTGTGGAGAGGGCGGCCTGCGGCAGCTGGACCTCACATGGCTGCGGCCGGCCGAGCCGGGCTCCGAGGGGGACTACATGGTGCTGCCCCGGAGGACTCTGAGTCTGCAGCCTGGCGGCGGGGGCGGAGGTGGCGAGGATCCCCCGCGGGCCCGGCCTGAGGGCACCCCCCGGCGGGCCTCCAAGTCCCTGGGCCACACCGAAGCCTACCCCAGCTTCCTGTCTGTGGAACACtcgggcctggggctgggccctGCCTATGGGTCTCTACAGAACCCCTACGGGATGACCTTCCAACCGCCGCCGCCAACACCCAGCGCCCGCCAGGTGCCAGAGCCGGGGGAGCGCAGCCGGACCATGCCCCGAACTGTGCCTGGCTCCACCATGAAGCTGGGCTCCCTGGAG CGAAAGAAGTTACGGTATTCAGACCTGGACTTTGAG AAGGTGATGCACACCCGGAAACGGCACTCAGAACTCTACCACGAGCTCAACCAGAAGTTCCACACTTTCGACCGCTACCGCAGCCAGTCCACGGCCAAG GAGAAGCCCAGTCCAGGGGAGCGTCCCGGCTTATCCCAACAGCGGCGACATCAGAGCTGGAGCACCTTCAAGTCTATGACGCTGGGCTCGCTGCCCCCCAAGCCCCGAGAGCGGCTGGCCCTGCACCGGGCAACAGCCTGGGAACCCACAGAACCACCGGACGGCGACTTCCAGACGGAGGTGTGA